The Brassica napus cultivar Da-Ae chromosome C1, Da-Ae, whole genome shotgun sequence DNA segment TCAATCATCaggcaaataaaaaaatttaacttcaTGTCAATTACATACCACTGCTTTTTTCTTGGCTGGCTTCGAAGGTGATGCTATTTTCTTCCCTGCACATTTAGTTGGTGTTACTTCTGTAGCAGGTGTAGGCATGACTTCAACCTTTAGGACTGGCCATGCTATTTTCTCGCTAAGTGCATCACCAATCAAGAACATATCAGCGGTTGGCCTCCACAAATATGCTTGATCATTGAACACCTTCACTACTTCGACACTAACAGCATTGGGACCCAGAGGTATGTTGTTAACCATGTCTTTGGATTTTGAAGAGCACACGAGACCTTCAGCAATGACCTCGTCCTCATCATTGGTCCAATCATATATCTTGCATCTTCGATATTCACCTTCCTTGCTTTGCTAAAACAAGATTTGAAATTAGAAATTTTAGTAATGATTAGAGATGACTCAATTGttgtaagaagaaaacaagatttgaaaatttaccaTAGATAAATCTTCAGAACAGTTTGGATCCTTATCCAAAATCACTTTATCCATTGGCCAAGATATCTTGTATCCCACAGCTTCATCAAGAGTTAACACATCCGTAGTAGGCCTCCAGAGTGAAGCTGATGCGCTTAGTGCATACTTAACTACGATAGCCACTGCATTAGGACCAATTGGTATACGACCAATTTTGTACTTCGGTTCAGCAGAGCAGAATTCTCCTTCACCAACAACAACATCCTCTGATTCAATCCAATCCAGTATTTGTACTCTGACTCCTTCTTTGAATCCACCACTACTCTCAGATGTTTCAGCATCAACATTACTTTTCTGAGAAAAGGCAACGGAAATCGTAAATGTCTTAAAACTAATTGACCAAAGGTAATGAAAAGGATTACCTTCTTCTCAGCTAATTCTCGCACCATCCCCTTTAACTCTTCAATCTCACTTTTCATTTCTGCAATCTTAGCGTCTCTAAATTGCAGATATGCTAGCTTATTAGCTGTAATCCCTCTACCAAAGCCCCTTACTCGTCCAGGTTTGTCTTTTCCCAAAACCTTGCTCACAGCATCTTCCCTTATGTTATCAGCAGCTGATGTGGAGTCCATCCGACTGTCAAGTGACTGTATTTGTTCCTGATACAATCATTTAAACACAAAATCATTCATTGCCATAGTCTATTAACTATACACAATATACAACTTCCATAATGCTTACAATAGTCTCAGCAAACTGGGGCTTCACAGGTCTGCCATCAGCATGAGTGTGTCCCGCAATCCAAACCTTGGATCTACTCACCTTACTtgggtctttactcttttttttctatatgaaaacaaacataTCTCACTACCATTTTAATCTAACAAGCTGATCTACAATATGTAGATGTTTGACTACTCTTTTACCATATCATCAGCTAAACGAAGCATTCCTTTGCGGCTGGTGGTGTGAGGAATCTGATTTCTTCTCATCGCTCTGTACTTGTTACTCGTTTCCTACAATATAAATATGACATTGATTATATCCATCAGACATGACCTTTAAGGATGAAACTTACTTAGTTGTAGATAACTCACTGTGAAAGATTTGGTAGTCTTACTCTTAACCCAAGTGTTCCACAGTTGAAGGGATGGGATGTTGCTCGGTTTTAAAGCTATTCTCTCAGCTGCAGTCTTCGCCACACGTACTTGTGACACCAGCCTTGACTTCCCAGCCCTCCACACATTTCCCAGCTGCTTGAAAATAACAGCTTTCTGCCACTCTTCTTGCAAGTTAAACCTCCCCTGCATCACAATAATCAAGTTAAACATGTTTATAATTTCATCTTGCGGTTAAACAAaacatactaatatatatacaaacctgAATTTCTTCCCACATTGTTGCTTTAGTCGCTGCATCAAGTTTTCTCCAATCGGCAAGTGTAACCGGAACATGTTCCCTCACAAGAGGACCAAGAAACGACGATAGGGTTACTGAACCAGGTCCAACATGCTCACCAATGTCATTGAATGTGACCATAATCTTATCATTGGGATTTTCAGCCACTCTACGCAACTTTGTAGgtcctcttttattttttttttgaaacttcctCCCCTGCTAGCTCAACTCCTTCAGTACTAGGAATCTCATCATCTTGCGCAGTGCCATCTTCTTCCATATCGCGAgcttcttcttcgcaagcttCCTCTTCGTTCCCTTTCTCATTAAGAACTCCATCATCTTCCATATTGGCCggttcttcttcattctctttcccattgagatctccatcttcttcattctctttcccattgacatcgccatcttcttcatcctctttcccattgacatcctcttcatcgtctttatcttcttcagaCATTGACTTCTCAGCCTGATCATCCTTATCTTCGGGTGTTACATCTTCTACTTCATCATCCTGAGCAGGTGTTACATCTTGTACTTCATCATCCTTAGGAGGTGTAACATCTTCTACCTCATCATCGTCAGATGGTGTTACATCTTCTATGTAATCATCTTCAGCAGCCACTTTCTTGATTCTACTACTTCTTCTCGTTGGCGTTAAAACTAAATTCTTTTTAGGGGAAGCCGTTTTCTTTGCTGTTCTTTTCTTCACTTTTAGTTGCGGTGCCTTGTCCTCTTGATCTACTACCTCCAAGCCTTGATTACGTTTACTCCGACGAGAACCAACTTGTCCTCTTGTCTTTGCCATTTCTGAAACTGATAAACAAATCCAAAATCAAATCAAGCCATtcgatcaaaaaatctaaacccaaaatcaaatcgaaaccttcaatcatattcaaaatcaaactgaaaccCACAATCATATTCAAAACCTAATCGAAACCCACAATCATATTCAAAACCTAATCGAAACCCACAATCAAAATCGAATCATGTGTTAACGCGGACATGCATGTGAAAAGAGATTTGAATCAAAgagaaacccaaaatcaaaGAGATTCGACTCGAGAGAACCAGTCTCTATTCTAAACTCAGAATCAAATCGAAACTCATACCAATTGAAGCTTTGACTCGAGAGAACTCTGAAGAACTTCGATGAGTCGGTTTTGATTTTGAGGAATGTGAAGAGAGTGAAGTGAAGAGAATGAAGTCTCGGTTTCGATTAATacttaagttatttttaatatattttttcatatacgatagcatttagtttttgatttgcatttagtgtcagatatttgacttttcctggacgacttacagataagtcgtccagctttaataaaatattgaaatttttgttttcccggagacgacttactggtaagtcgtccaggaaaagtcaaatatctgacacaattcggtcaaatgc contains these protein-coding regions:
- the LOC106351481 gene encoding uncharacterized protein LOC106351481; the encoded protein is MDSTSAADNIREDAVSKVLGKDKPGRVRGFGRGITANKLAYLQFRDAKIAEMKSEIEELKGMVRELAEKKKSNVDAETSESSGGFKEGVRVQILDWIESEDVVVGEGEFCSAEPKYKIGRIPIGPNAVAIVVKYALSASASLWRPTTDVLTLDEAVGYKISWPMDKVILDKDPNCSEDLSMQSKEGEYRRCKIYDWTNDEDEVIAEGLVCSSKSKDMVNNIPLGPNAVSVEVVKVFNDQAYLWRPTADMFLIGDALSEKIAWPVLKVEVMPTPATEVTPTKCAGKKIASPSKPAKKKAVSPGSTSSTRSPKQKCTLLDCNNSGRKVAEGRVASTDPNELCHFVPLGPNASKVWIDVAKIGDAKVWRPNSEIEYISDAMGSVVAWPNDKIKFV